A stretch of the Bradyrhizobium arachidis genome encodes the following:
- a CDS encoding DUF6894 family protein: MKRYYFDMRDADVIAPDEEGLELPSIKAAQVEAAQALADMARDAARGLGEDSPDRQLSIEVRDDDGPVLRARLVIDIVRQRT, from the coding sequence ATGAAGCGTTACTATTTCGACATGCGTGACGCCGACGTCATCGCCCCGGACGAGGAAGGGCTAGAGCTTCCCAGCATCAAGGCTGCCCAAGTGGAAGCAGCCCAAGCCCTCGCAGACATGGCTCGCGATGCCGCTCGCGGCCTGGGCGAGGACAGCCCGGACCGTCAACTGTCCATCGAGGTTCGCGACGATGATGGGCCGGTCCTGCGTGCCAGGCTCGTCATCGATATTGTTCGGCAGAGGACTTAG